The genomic window GACTTCATTGTGTTTTAGATTGTATAATAAAAAAGGCGACATTGCCGTATGGCAGAAGTCTCTTGATAGTGTTTGCTATAAAAACCGGACCAAAGATACTTATCCGCCCAAATGTGATGACAGCCTCGAAGCAGATTCAGCATGGTATACTCCAATTCGTACTTGTTTTTTGGTTCCGGATCCAAAATTTAAGAAATTAGGTCTGAAATCGATTTCGAAATGGCCTGAGCGATTGCATGCTACACCTGAACGCATTTCAATGGTTCATAGTGGGAgtgcattaacattcaaaaatgacAATAGTAAGTGGAAGAAACACATTACGCACTACAAGAAGTTAATACCTGAGCTTGGGACTGACAAGATAAGAAATGTCATGGATATGAATACACTATATGGAAGTTTTGCTGCTGCCTTGATTGATGATCCTGTATGGGTTATGAATGTGGTCTCATCTTATGCTCCCAATACGCTCCCTGTGATTTATGATCGAGGCCTAATTGGAACGTTCCATGACTGGTAAATTTGAAATAGGAATTAAGGCATGGAGTTTTTATTTATGAATATACTTTGGTCTTATAAATGATCTTTTGTTGATATGTTATTTTGATAGGTGCGAAGCATTTTCGACGTATCCTCGGACATATGACCTGCTTCATGTTGCAGGACTCTTCACTGCAGAAAGCCACAGGTGAAATTATAATGAGTTGTTTGTTGGTATTAGAACACACCAATATTTAGTTTAAATATACTTTTGGTTTTtgcaaatatttaattttttttcttgcttCAAATTCGTGTAAAAATATCTTTGTTTTTAGTCATtttaaatatatcatttttttgcTTTTGgtctttgtttttttgttttagtcTCTGGCAAAAAATTTCATGTCGAAATTGGTCATTATAATATGTAGAATATTTGTTTGTTTGTCCCTCAAAGTAACTATGAAACAAATAGCATCACTAGCTCAGTTTGCCAAGCACAAATTTGTTCATACTGAAATTTGTAGTTGTAATGTTCATTTTAACAATGATTGTTACTTAACAGGTGTGAAATGAAGTATGTATTGCTGGAAATGGATCGAATTTTACGACCTGATGGGTATGCTATCATACGCGAGTCGAGTTACTTTTTTGACGCCATTACAACCATTGCCAAGGGTATACGATGGGAGTGTCGTAAAGAAGATACCGAGCAGGGGGGTGACGCGGAGAAGATATTGATATGCAAGAAAAAGCTATGGTATTCATCTATCAAAGTTTCAAGATGACAAACTAAGGCCAGTAATAGATTGATTCATATATTacgaaatatatatattcatgcaTGAATCAATATAGTTTATAGAAAACATTGGGAACCCAATAATATGATTTATTACCATAGAGTTTTCACATATATAGGTAGAGAGGGTGCGAGGAGTTAGACAGATTTTTACGTCATTAATGTAGCTGAATTGCCTCGTTTTGTCCCTCTTTTTGGAACCAAAGAAATAGTTCAATATCAGTTGAATGCAGGTGAGGGAATGAAAGTTTTAAGTCCCATAGAAAGAGTGTGATTTCCCTTTGAGTGGTGCCATTTAAATAGCAGTGATATTAGAAATAGTTTTGCTGAGAAATCACTTGTATTAATGTTGATCATGTTAAAGTACGTGCTTATCtcttgtgcttagtattgtttgTCAAAGATTGTTTTATAGTAAGTTGGTATATGTTGTAGTACTGTCATAATGGATGAAATCAAAtggttaaaataataaaatgtaactGAACTGAGTGTATTGAGGGAAGGATACAAGTTTTCTAGAGACCATAAAATGATAATCTTGGGAGCTACTTGGTTAGCCACACTAGGGCCACATGTGGCTGATTATGCATCATTATGTCTCAACTTTGTATTAGCAACTTTGTTGTACGTCGCCAACAGTCTGTCTTCAACACACTTTCTGGTTTACCACCTAAAAAACAACAAGAGTACAAAACCATGCAATCACTGTGGTAGAGGGGTCCAAGTCACTTAAAGTATTCACATGGCCAAAAtgaacaaatgaaaaaaaaaggtaAACAAAATGCTGCAAGCATCATCAAATCTAGTACGTCTTTTTCAGATACCATTTTGCTTGTAAAAATGAAAGATTGGCACGTGGAGAAATTGGACAGAGTATTGAGCTCTTAATTCAATAACTGTCAAGGGTAGTTTCTTTATACCAAGTACCAACTATAGATGTAGATGAACTACTTGATGGCTTTTTGGCGTAAATATTTTTCTAATACTAAGATTTGGTTTCTATCAAATAAAAGATGCCTTTAGAACTCAACATGATATGTCTGATTATGCCATGATGTCCAGTTGTGCCATTTGTCATCCTAATATAACTtggtatttttaaaataataagctattaatgtttgaaaatttgtctcaTTATTAGATGTTAAATTGATTTATATATAACGCTTacatcaaattaaatcaatagacATAATCAATAGAAATAATAAGAGTATAATATATTTGGAAGAGTCCTAAACAAGGAAGACTTTAGGGTCTCCGTATATCGTGATATTGTCCGAGCGATATCCTCAAAAAACGTAGGGTTCACCCTTAGGACATGTGACATATATAATACCATTATCTCCCATTAATCATACGAGAAGAAGTTGTACCATGACTAAGTGGAAAATAGGTAGTCAGCCGTCTCCCCTAATCTTGAGGGAGCGATTACTGCCTCTAAGAGTTTTCTAAATCTTAGGTCTAAAAGGCTCCTATAAGTATTTCTCTCCTAATGGGAGAAAAAGACAGATCACAATTCACACATAATACTCACAACACAATATTGATACACAGagcctctcacctcacgtgaACACGTCTTCTAAAACCACCATAACATTACCATATATGACTTCTCGCCATTGTGGGCAAGTCCTAACTGTAACACCTTAATTTTCTccgaataattttaaataaaaattagagtAAATTAAAAACTTCACCCAATTAGGATGTCGCATTTAACAACAATACAAAACCTGCTCATTTTTAATAACAGGTAACACatacaattatttaatttaatagtaaCAACAATTAATAAACTTCTCAAGTTTGCCTCCATTTTACTGCAGTGAAAAATATCAACAATTATTATAATACTTATTCAAATAGTAcatgttataaaataaatataaagttgCAACTTAAGAGATATCACAAAATCTCTAATAACAAAGCATAACAATTCAAGCATCCGACCTCCATTGTTACATATTATAGCAAAACAATAAAGAATGGCACCCTCTTTTACTTATATCCTCACCTACCTTCAATGCCTCAGTAAGAATGGAACATTCTAGGGCAACCGCATCATCGCCACGTCTCTCAAACAACCCAGACTCTTTGCCAATCTCTCGTAATCAGCATAATATTATGACAGATCGAAAAAATATCAACGACATGGTCATCCTTGGTCTGCTCATTCTCCATGATCTCCTTATAAGCAGACCTAGGTGGACGTCTGGGAGCGTCTGGTGTCATGATATGGTGTGACACTGAATAAAACCAAGTAATGTAACCCTCTGCATAATGCCAATGACTTGTGACTGACATACTCTGATACTCCTCCAATATTAGATGGCTCTCGTAATCCATCAGTATGTCATCAAGTTCTCAGCGGACGATGTTGATAGGAGCATCCACGAAGGGGGATCTCGAAATTATCCGCACAATTAAACTGACACATGCATCGCTCTAGTAGATACTTGTACATCATATTACTCCCATATGCTAGCCATCTAGAATAAAATGAAATGAGATCGAAGAGAACAATGTCCCGGTGAGTGGCCTATGGTGTCCAATCGATGTCATCATGCTGAGTCCTGTCAATATACATACAAAATGGTCACACAACAACATTCCCTATACGCGGGCAATACAGGAAAGCATGTCGGGTAGTCCTCAGTATACTCTAGCACACGACCAAAACCGTGTATACGGTAAAAGTTTGCCTTActttaaaaacaaagtttaattcAGAAATTCTTATGCGAATGCACTCTAAAACACATttggagatacatcttcgaattAAAGTTTGACAAAGTGAGGGGTGCTCAACAATTAGCGGATACTTTATATGAAAATGgtgtatatgaaaatacatctccgaatttAGAAGGTATTTTTAACTCTTCACCAGAAATTTGAGAGAACACTaatggtgtgtttgtttcaaactACAAAATAAGATTTCTGAAAAATATGATATTGGAAATGCAATAATCTcatgtttgtttcaagtttttgAAAAGACTTAAATAGTATGTGGTCTCTGTAAATTagtgtgtttttgtttttagtccctaatctggattttattttaaaacagttcttgaatgttaatttttttgttttgttttagtccTTAAATTTAAAATCTACAGTTTTCTTACGGATTTAAAATATGTTGGTTTCCTGTGATTTTTCCTGTGGATTTTAACTTGAAGgctaaaaccaattttttttaaccTTCATGGACCATTTCCCAAAATAATTATGattagggactaaaaacaaaaacacgctaacttacagggaccaacaTACTATTTAGCAAGTATTTTTTATTCCCAGGAACTTATTTTACACAATATTTCTACCTTATTTATTCTCATGTTAAAGGGTGGGAACCCAACATTTCCATAGAAATAAAGTCCAACTAACTCTAACTTCTCACTAGCActcacatttaatttaatttttatttttttataattttttaattaaattaaatttgaaaacatTTCTTGAAAATCTAACTTTTGACTAAATTACATACATAGAAATATTATTCTCATGAATAATAGTCTCGAAAATATGATTCTAAGGAATGTAATTCCATAACTTAAACAAACACACCTAAGAAAATCTCTAATGGAAGAAATATTTTTGATTGCTTGTGTCATATTTTGTGGGTCCAAAGTGTCACATTGCaagtataatataagaaaattatatgttctgaaaAACACCATTTTAATCTTTTGTCCTTGTCCTCCACCTCCTCATTTTGGGAACATTTTATGtgcaaaatttattttttcaactAAAGTGTACTTTTTgttctaaattaaaattttgCAATTAAATTGTATTTTTGGTTCTAAATTATACTTTTGGTTCTAAATTGTACTTTTGCAactaaattctactattttgtgtccaaaacttattttttacatGTGTAAAATAATTATACACTTTCGTTGCATGATTATtattctaaaatatatattattagtaaatttgtatacggaaaataataatatttgtgtACGACGTAAAGTATATTTGATAcatgtatttttataaacggtGTTATTTTTATAcacaggaaaaaatctattattgatttaaatatttttatatacgaaaatttactattgatccaaatatttttgtaaatgatacataaaataaataatatttgtatacggaaaaaaatatatattactattgatctacatatttttatatacgaaagatgATATTTATAATCCAAATATTTATGATCctaaaatgatatacgggaaaaaatctattattgatcaaaaatatttttatatacgaaaacaaaattttattattgatccaattatttttgtaaatgataccaaaacataaataatatctgtatactgaaaaaaaattattattgaactaaatatttttacatacaaaaaatggtatttatgatcacaAAACTTTGATTcgaaaatggtatacggaaaaaaaatctattattgatctaaataattttatatacgaaaatttactattaattcagatatttttgtaaatgataactaaacataaataatttttgtatacataattttttttattattgatctaaatatttttagattGAAGACCAATTTTGGTCTCTCACAAAAATTACACCACTCAAATTAGTCCGTCACAAAAAAGGACCTGATtttatcccttataaaatttaacaggACTATATTATTCCttctattaatatttttcaaactaatttttttatatttttaagccGTGACTGTACTGCCATGTTAGAtttcatttgttattttttattttttattttttaaatactaaattaatttttaattttaatttcatttttaaacaattctaatttaataatataaaaaaaccaaaattgtttttttataaagaatCGAACTCAAGACTTTTAAACAACTTTACCACTAGGCCAATATTCATGCATGACAAATAATTTCTGtaatttatagtaatattaaatatttttgaatttaaaacaaaaattataaaatttgtacCAATGGGATCTCGAACTTAAATCTGTTAAATGATAATCACTGTACAACTAGACAAGTTAAGTTCTAAATTATTTACTTAAGTATTCATCATTAAGAacattaacaatagaaattgatcatTTGTCTTGTATAGTGATTTGGtacaaattttgtaatttttattttaaattcaaaaattatttaatattactataaattatggaaattatttgtcatgaatgaATATTATCCTAGTGTTAAAGACTTAAGATGTTGTTTAAAGTCTTGGATTTGATtatttataagaaacaattttagcatttttgatattattacattataattgtttaaaaatgaaattaaaatttaaaattaatttagtatttaaaaaatgaaaaaaaaatgcgACATGGCAGTCTAGTCACAgtttaaaagtagaaaaaaatccgatttgaaaaattatattaatagaaggactaatatggtcaggttaaattttataagggattaaatctagtttttttttgtgagagactaatttgaattgtgtaatttttgtgaggaCCAGGTCCTCACtcatattcatttaaatatttataattcaaaaatcggacaaaaatctaatattaatttaaatatttttatatataaaatttattattaatttaaatatttttttaactttttatttaaataaatatattatgttaaTAAATGTGCGTTAAAAAAAACTTCGTCCatgcaaatattaaaaaaaaaaaacacaacgaCGCCGTGCTATCCATCTCGTCTTCTCCAACGCGTTAGGGTTTTCAGAGCGTTGCAGTTTCCCTTCATTTCCAACGAAATCCTCGCACCACCGACCGTCAATTCCCTGAAATTTCAACTTCCCCGTACTCATAATCAACTCTTTCTTCACCGAAACCCCCTTAAAccttaaaataaaatgataaatttattCATATCGGAGCCCAATCAAAACGACAACGCAGAAGACGAATCACTGAAACTGAGAATCAAACTATTGAACGAATTAGAAACCGTTATTTGGCCGGCGATAATCTCCGCAGGTCGCGCAGAAGCTCGAATGTGGCTCTGCAAAACCCTAGCTGGATTCAACCACGTCACGCCTCGCGAACAGCGTGCACTTTTCATCAAATTTCTAAAAGTTCCAAACAAGAACCACAATCTCGCGTCTCAGCTTCTCAATTTGATGATCGATTTATCGCCGCAAAAGCTTGGTTCTGTTTTAGCACGTAATTCTCGGTTTCTCGAGAGTTTCTTCAACCGTGAGTGTTTTTTAGTTGATTCTATGCTTTACACTATTGCTTTGTTAGTGAATTTTGATTGTTTATGGTAAATTGGTAATTTTGTGCAGGTAACCCTAAGCGTGTTTTGCAATGGTTTTCTTTCTGTGGATTGGAACAGGGGAAAGGATTGAGGGCTTTGTCGAAGTTTGCTTTTAAAAACAGGGACATTTGTTGGGAAGagttggagtggaagggaaagcaTGGACAGTCACCTGCAATGGTTGCTACAAAGCCTCATTACTTTCTTGATTTGGACGTTCAGAGGACGGTCGAGAATTTTCTAGACAATGTGCCTGAATTTTGGTCGTCTTTTGAGTTTTCCGAGTCGGTGAAAGACGGTGATATTTTTCTTATTGATAGGCTGTTTTTTGTTAGTTATTTTAAGGATTTGATGTATAGAGAGGATTCATGTGATGTGTGGGAAGTTATAGAAGATTTCTTAGAAGAGCAGTCTTTCTCTTGTTTGTGTGAGCATCTTCTCATTAGTTTTGAAGAGAAGGATTTGTGTTACTTTGTGGAGTTGCTTTGTAAATGTCTTGACCCGAGAGTTGAATTTCAATGTGTGGATGATGTCTCTCGGTTGTTTGTGGTGGTTCTTTTGAAGTGTGGGGTTTCTGGATCTATTGACTTGATGCTGTTGTTAAATGCTGTCATTGCTCAGGGGAGGCAGCTTCTAAGACTTTTGCGGGACGAAGATGCCAAGGAGTCATTGGTGAAAGTCAATGAAATTGTGTCGAAGATATCTGCAATTCCCAGTGATGGTAATAGTTTGACCCTGATTTTTAAGAATAGGTGTAAGATGGCAACTGTGGAAGTGGTGAAGTGTCTTGGACTTCAGTCTTGGGTTCTTTACTATAGGTTGTCGCAAGAGTGCCGGACTCCTGAGTCCTGGGAGTCTGTTTTTGTGTATAATCAAATTGGTTTCCGCAACTCCGATAAACATGTACTGATAGATGAAGATGGACTGTTGACAGAAGAAGATTGTTCTAGCTTTGATCTCATTTCTTCTGGTAAAgttaagaaaaagaagaaacaaaaagctAGAAAGAAGAGGAGAAGGACATATGATTGTGATGATGGTAATGATGATGAACTTCTAGATTTTGATTATGGCACCCGGAACTTGGATTATCTTTCAAATACTAAAAGTTGGTTGCTTTCAACTGATAAGTACTCTTCAGCATGGAATAATGTAAGTTCTTTATCTTGGAATAAACTATTAAGCAAATAAAACTCAAGTGGATGGTATGTTATTTGTAGCATTTGCAGTTAGGAATCCTCAACTTTGAACATTAAAATCTGCACTTAATTAGATTTGCCTGTTCCCACAAAATGAGATTTACATTACCACTGACCTGAAAATTAAAACAATTGGATGCACCTTATTTGTCTGTTTCTTTATTTTGTCATCTTGCTTGACCTTGTAATGTGTGTGGACCTATGTTAGTAGTCTGGAGCGGCAGTGCGGCACAATTGACATGTGTATTCCATGATCCTAGTTTTGGGATCGGCTGCTCTACTCTGCAATCTGGATTGATAACATAGGTATGGACTGATGTTTTTGACGGTGGATGGAGGAAAGCCAAAAGCAAGCTATTTTAAGCCGCCCTCCTTCACAAATTGGCCTTTGTGGTTGTAAAAACTCTGCCACCGCAATTCTCCATGGCCAATATTTGCCAACAATAGTATACTAAGTATAGACACGGATCTACACGAT from Vicia villosa cultivar HV-30 ecotype Madison, WI unplaced genomic scaffold, Vvil1.0 ctg.000131F_1_1_1, whole genome shotgun sequence includes these protein-coding regions:
- the LOC131624477 gene encoding uncharacterized protein LOC131624477 — protein: MINLFISEPNQNDNAEDESLKLRIKLLNELETVIWPAIISAGRAEARMWLCKTLAGFNHVTPREQRALFIKFLKVPNKNHNLASQLLNLMIDLSPQKLGSVLARNSRFLESFFNRNPKRVLQWFSFCGLEQGKGLRALSKFAFKNRDICWEELEWKGKHGQSPAMVATKPHYFLDLDVQRTVENFLDNVPEFWSSFEFSESVKDGDIFLIDRLFFVSYFKDLMYREDSCDVWEVIEDFLEEQSFSCLCEHLLISFEEKDLCYFVELLCKCLDPRVEFQCVDDVSRLFVVVLLKCGVSGSIDLMLLLNAVIAQGRQLLRLLRDEDAKESLVKVNEIVSKISAIPSDGNSLTLIFKNRCKMATVEVVKCLGLQSWVLYYRLSQECRTPESWESVFVYNQIGFRNSDKHVLIDEDGLLTEEDCSSFDLISSGKVKKKKKQKARKKRRRTYDCDDGNDDELLDFDYGTRNLDYLSNTKSWLLSTDKYSSAWNNADLPEHLHKLCLSRWMIWLFEK